Proteins found in one Quercus robur chromosome 2, dhQueRobu3.1, whole genome shotgun sequence genomic segment:
- the LOC126715823 gene encoding AP2-like ethylene-responsive transcription factor AIL5 isoform X1, with protein sequence MDSSPHQNWLGFSLSNHSNLPSHTSPLSLFHSFTSSSSGSVVDAAASEKDATDLSIFTGGPKLEDFLGGGSTATAPLAQFSNETSVTTVNHVSSTHPHTEPEHDNMYDSELKTIAASFLRGFSTEQQQQQQQTQTQTQNLHVATTEPPPKKTVDTFGQRTSIYRGVTRHRWTGRYEAHLWDNSCRREGQSRKGRQVYLGGYDKEEKAARAYDLAALKYWGPTTTTNFPVCNYEKELEEMKNMTRQEFVASLRRKSSGFSRGASIYRGVTRHHQHGRWQARIGRVAGNKDLYLGTFSTQEEAAEAYDIAAIKFRGLNAVTNFDMSRYDVKSIANSNLPIGGMSSKSKNSSDSAASDSKSIDGGSRSDERDLSSASSITFASQPSSSSLSFAIPIKQDPSDYWSILGYQNSATSFGNAKNPSVEPHLIPSTTNVSAYHNTTTLPFNMDYCASSNSACESNNGYFNAGYNVHQQNNGTSHIPFATPIALSGNNSYNEGSSGYGSSWIGPALHTFQTHAKPNLFQTPIFGME encoded by the exons ATGGATTCTTCTCCTCATCAGAACTGGCTCGGCTTCTCTCTTTCCAACCACTCCAACTTGCCCTCTCACACctctcccctctctctctttcactcctTTACCTCTTCCTCCTCAG GCAGTGTAGTTGATGCAGCTGCTTCAGAAAAAGATGCAACCGACTTATCAATATTCACCGGTGGCCCCAAGCTGGAGGACTTCTTGGGCGGCGGCTCCACCGCCACTGCACCGCTAGCTCAGTTTTCTAACGAGACTTCTGTGACGACTGTCAATCATGTCTCATCAACTCATCCTCATACAGAGCCTGAACATGATAACATGTATGATTCTGAGCTCAAAACCATAGCCGCTAGTTTCCTCCGCGGTTTCTCCACcgaacaacagcaacaacaacaacaaacccaaacccaaacccagaaCCTCCATGTTGCTACTACCGAACCACCGCCTAAGAAAACTGTTGACACCTTCGGCCAACGCACTTCCATCTACCGTGGCGTGACCCG ACATAGGTGGACAGGCAGATATGAAGCACATCTTTGGGACAACAGTTGCAGAAGAGAAGGGCAAAGTAGGAAAGGAAGACAAg TTTATTTGG gTGGTTATGATAAAGAAGAGAAAGCAGCAAGAGCTTATGATCTGGCTGCTCTTAAGTACTGGGGGCCGACCACCACTACAAACTTTCCG GTTTGTAACTATGAGAAAGAACTGGAAGAGATGAAAAACATGACTAGGCAGGAGTTTGTTGCTTCACTTCGAAG gaaaAGTAGTGGGTTTTCGAGAGGAGCATCTATCTACAGAGGCGTTACGAG GCACCACCAACATGGTAGATGGCAAGCAAGAATTGGAAGAGTTGCTGGCAACAAAGATCTCTACCTTGGCACCTTCA gCACCCAAGAAGAAGCTGCTGAGGCCTATGACATTGCTGCCATCAAGTTCAGAGGCCTAAATGCTGTAACCAACTTTGACATGAGCCGCTATGACGTAAAGAGCATTGCCAACAGCAACCTTCCCATCGGAGGAATGTCTAGCAAATCAAAGAATTCATCTGATTCTGCAGCTTCTGATAGCAAGAGCATTGACGGGGGAAGCCGATCAGACGAGCGTGATCTTTCCTCAGCATCCTCCATTACCTTTGCATCACAGCCATCGAGCTCTTCCTTAAGCTTTGCAATACCCATCAAACAAGACCCATCAGATTACTGGTCCATCCTTGGATACCAAAACAGTGCTACTTCTTTTGGCAATGCCAAGAACCCTAGCGTTGAACCACACTTAATTCCATCTACCACAAATGTGTCTGCCTATCATAACACCACAACTTTACCCTTTAACATGGACTATTGTGCAAGTTCTAACTCTGCCTGTGAAAGCAACAATGGGTATTTCAATGCAGGCTATAATGTTCATCAACAGAATAATGGTACGTCACATATCCCATTTGCCACACCCATTGCCTTAAGTGGTAACAATAGTTATAATGAGGGTTCCTCTGGTTATGGAAGCAGCTGGATTGGCCCAGCTCTACACACATTCCAAACTCATGCAAAGCCCAATCTTTTTCAGACACCAATTTTTGGAATGGAATGA
- the LOC126715823 gene encoding AP2-like ethylene-responsive transcription factor AIL5 isoform X2, with translation MDSSPHQNWLGFSLSNHSNLPSHTSPLSLFHSFTSSSSGSVVDAAASEKDATDLSIFTGGPKLEDFLGGGSTATAPLAQFSNETSVTTVNHVSSTHPHTEPEHDNMYDSELKTIAASFLRGFSTEQQQQQQQTQTQTQNLHVATTEPPPKKTVDTFGQRTSIYRGVTRHRWTGRYEAHLWDNSCRREGQSRKGRQGGYDKEEKAARAYDLAALKYWGPTTTTNFPVCNYEKELEEMKNMTRQEFVASLRRKSSGFSRGASIYRGVTRHHQHGRWQARIGRVAGNKDLYLGTFSTQEEAAEAYDIAAIKFRGLNAVTNFDMSRYDVKSIANSNLPIGGMSSKSKNSSDSAASDSKSIDGGSRSDERDLSSASSITFASQPSSSSLSFAIPIKQDPSDYWSILGYQNSATSFGNAKNPSVEPHLIPSTTNVSAYHNTTTLPFNMDYCASSNSACESNNGYFNAGYNVHQQNNGTSHIPFATPIALSGNNSYNEGSSGYGSSWIGPALHTFQTHAKPNLFQTPIFGME, from the exons ATGGATTCTTCTCCTCATCAGAACTGGCTCGGCTTCTCTCTTTCCAACCACTCCAACTTGCCCTCTCACACctctcccctctctctctttcactcctTTACCTCTTCCTCCTCAG GCAGTGTAGTTGATGCAGCTGCTTCAGAAAAAGATGCAACCGACTTATCAATATTCACCGGTGGCCCCAAGCTGGAGGACTTCTTGGGCGGCGGCTCCACCGCCACTGCACCGCTAGCTCAGTTTTCTAACGAGACTTCTGTGACGACTGTCAATCATGTCTCATCAACTCATCCTCATACAGAGCCTGAACATGATAACATGTATGATTCTGAGCTCAAAACCATAGCCGCTAGTTTCCTCCGCGGTTTCTCCACcgaacaacagcaacaacaacaacaaacccaaacccaaacccagaaCCTCCATGTTGCTACTACCGAACCACCGCCTAAGAAAACTGTTGACACCTTCGGCCAACGCACTTCCATCTACCGTGGCGTGACCCG ACATAGGTGGACAGGCAGATATGAAGCACATCTTTGGGACAACAGTTGCAGAAGAGAAGGGCAAAGTAGGAAAGGAAGACAAg gTGGTTATGATAAAGAAGAGAAAGCAGCAAGAGCTTATGATCTGGCTGCTCTTAAGTACTGGGGGCCGACCACCACTACAAACTTTCCG GTTTGTAACTATGAGAAAGAACTGGAAGAGATGAAAAACATGACTAGGCAGGAGTTTGTTGCTTCACTTCGAAG gaaaAGTAGTGGGTTTTCGAGAGGAGCATCTATCTACAGAGGCGTTACGAG GCACCACCAACATGGTAGATGGCAAGCAAGAATTGGAAGAGTTGCTGGCAACAAAGATCTCTACCTTGGCACCTTCA gCACCCAAGAAGAAGCTGCTGAGGCCTATGACATTGCTGCCATCAAGTTCAGAGGCCTAAATGCTGTAACCAACTTTGACATGAGCCGCTATGACGTAAAGAGCATTGCCAACAGCAACCTTCCCATCGGAGGAATGTCTAGCAAATCAAAGAATTCATCTGATTCTGCAGCTTCTGATAGCAAGAGCATTGACGGGGGAAGCCGATCAGACGAGCGTGATCTTTCCTCAGCATCCTCCATTACCTTTGCATCACAGCCATCGAGCTCTTCCTTAAGCTTTGCAATACCCATCAAACAAGACCCATCAGATTACTGGTCCATCCTTGGATACCAAAACAGTGCTACTTCTTTTGGCAATGCCAAGAACCCTAGCGTTGAACCACACTTAATTCCATCTACCACAAATGTGTCTGCCTATCATAACACCACAACTTTACCCTTTAACATGGACTATTGTGCAAGTTCTAACTCTGCCTGTGAAAGCAACAATGGGTATTTCAATGCAGGCTATAATGTTCATCAACAGAATAATGGTACGTCACATATCCCATTTGCCACACCCATTGCCTTAAGTGGTAACAATAGTTATAATGAGGGTTCCTCTGGTTATGGAAGCAGCTGGATTGGCCCAGCTCTACACACATTCCAAACTCATGCAAAGCCCAATCTTTTTCAGACACCAATTTTTGGAATGGAATGA